The following proteins are encoded in a genomic region of Glycine max cultivar Williams 82 chromosome 18, Glycine_max_v4.0, whole genome shotgun sequence:
- the LOC100807673 gene encoding DNA ligase 6 isoform X2 translates to MDSQTLDSTKLYLTALKTLQSEAPPTPSLPPLPSSIPHSKLIPHTRFLVDAFRHAGPHSHSYFLSHFHSDHYSGLSPSWSRGVIFCSHTTAALLRRILHIPAAFIVPLPLRQPLRIDGAHVTLLDANHCPGAVQFLFSVPRATADAAALRYVHTGDFRFCNSMVSEPALAPFVGADAVFLDTTYCNPKFVFPSQEESIDYVASVVESVERECEHNSSDKVLFLVATYVIGKEKILLELARRFKRKIHVDARKMEVLRVLGYGENGEFTEDGKESNIHVVGWNLLGETWPYFRPNFVRMKEVMAERGGSYSKVVGFVPTGWTYEVKRNRFAVKSKDLFKIHLVPYSEHSNYDELREYVKFLKPKRVVPTVGLDVEKSDSKHADKMRKYFARLVDETANKQDFLRGFLRDPGEKGEAGFKAEKVVSDALGPGQDMEEEEINALKKTEGDMGIGPVVAVGLSSFMEETYAQDPTLLNDEEKEKIIQELTFCLPTWVTRNQLLDLISISGSNVIEAVSNFYERETEFHEQVISCQTPVSTSKCCSLNGMDSLAKPCLNTNNTGKNIDIFPSQDSKLTNLRHTVPSPISPAKRKRSTDSKQNKKAKVKAKSEPSGSKQATITRFFSKVIPEMPGGTQSDNSEPKLDQSSKVEDLLPTDDGQMYKDEIDQFMQIINGTESLKKYAITIIEKTKGDINKALDIYYGNSENLGEKQISVQVESKIDRPVVKKHASEELRIVPDIFDQKVLKDNVDATHLSLPPEKYNPKEHACWKDGQPAPYLHIARTFNLLEGEKGRIKATSLLCNMFRSLLALSPADVLPAVYLCTNKIAADHENKELNIGGSLVTAALEEACGTNRLKIREMFNKFGDLGDVAQECRQTQRLLAPPTPLLIKDVFSALQKISVQTGSRSTSRKKGIIVHLMRSCREKEMKFLVRTLVRNLRIGAMLRTVLPALAHAVAMNSCPTLHQEGTAENIKEKLQDLIVPSLMNKGIDFSVSSLSMVPGIPIKPMLAKITNGIPQALKLFENKAFTCEYKYDGQRAQIHKLVDGSIRVFSRNGDESTSRFPDLIDIIKESSKPVASTFIMDAEIVGIDRKNGYRIMSFQELSSRGRGGKDTLVTSESIKVDICIFVFDIMFANGEQLLGFPLRLRRKYLKDLFYDEKPGYFEYAKETTVEADDACLTCEATLTKINAFLEDALRSSCEGIMVKTLDVDAGYSPSKRSDKWLKVKRDYVEGLNDTLDLVPIGAWHGNGRKAGWYSPFLMACFNPETEEYQSVCRVMSGFSDSFYIEMKQFFSGDKVLSKKPPYYQTREAPDMWFCPQVVWEIRGADFTVSPVHHAAIGLVHPSRGISIRFPRFISCVSDRSPEECSTAADIGEMFHSQTRKMDITTGD, encoded by the exons ATGGATTCACAAACCCTAGACTCCACCAAACTCTACCTCACCGCCCTCAAAACCCTCCAATCCGAAGCCCCTCCCACACCCTCCCTCCCCCCACTCCCCTCTTCCATCCCTCACTCCAAACTCATCCCCCACACCCGCTTCCTCGTCGACGCCTTCCGCCACGCCGGCCCCCACTCCCACTCCTACTTCCTCTCCCACTTCCATTCCGACCACTACTCCGGCCTCTCCCCATCCTGGTCCCGCGGCGTCATCTTCTGCTCCCACACCACCGCCGCCCTCCTCCGCCGCATTCTTCACATCCCCGCCGCATTCATCGTCCCCCTCCCCCTCCGGCAGCCTCTCCGCATCGACGGCGCCCATGTCACCCTCCTCGACGCCAACCACTGCCCCGGCGCCGTCCAGTTCCTCTTCTCCGTCCCCCGTGCCACCGCCGATGCCGCCGCCCTCAGGTACGTCCACACCGGCGATTTTCGCTTTTGTAATTCCATGGTTTCCGAACCCGCCCTCGCCCCCTTCGTCGGTGCCGATGCGGTGTTTCTCGACACCACCTATTGTAATCCTAAGTTCGTGTTCCCCTCGCAAGAGGAGTCTATTGATTACGTTGCCAGTGTCGTGGAGAGCGTTGAGCGTGAGTGTGAGCATAATAGTAGTGACAAAGTTTTGTTTCTTGTTGCTACTTATGTCATTGGGAAGGAGAAGATTTTGCTTGAGCTTGCACGCAGGTTTAAGAGGAAGATACACGTCGATGCTAGGAAGATGGAGGTTTTGAGGGTTCTTGGGTATGGGGAGAATGGTGAATTTACTGAGGATGGGAAGGAGAGTAATATTCATGTTGTTGGGTGGAATTTGTTGGGGGAGACTTGGCCTTACTTTAGGCCTAATTTTGTTAGGATGAAGGAGGTTATGGCTGAGAGAGGGGGGTCATACTCCAAGGTTGTCGGCTTTGTTCCGACCGGATGGACCTATGAAGTGAAGCGGAATAGGTTTGCGGTCAAGTCCAAGGATTTGTTCAAGATTCATCTTGTGCCGTATAGTGAGCACTCAAACTATGATGAGCTCAGGGAGTATGTGAAGTTTTTGAAGCCAAAGCGGGTTGTTCCGACCGTGGGTTTGGATGTTGAGAAGAGTGACAGTAAACATGCTGACAAAATGAGGAAGTACTTTGCTAGGTTGGTTGATGAGACTGCCAACAAGCAGGATTTTTTAAGGGGTTTTCTTCGTGACCCTGGTGAGAAGGGTGAAGCGGGTTTCAAGGCTGAGAAGGTTGTTAGTGATGCTCTTGGACCAGGGCAAGAcatggaggaagaagaaatcaATGCATTGAAGAAGACAGAAGGTGATATGGGTATTGGTCCAGTTGTGGCTGTGGGTTTGTCTTCTTTTATGGAAGAAACTTATGCACAAGATCCTACTTTGCTGAATGatgaagaaaaggagaaaataattCAAGAACTGACTTTTTGTTTGCCCACATGGGTCACCCGAAACCAGTTGTTGGATCTGATCAGCATCTCAGGGAGCAATGTCATTGAAGCTGTTTCTAATTTCTATGAACGTGAAACTGAATTTCATGAGCAAGTGATATCTTGTCAAACTCCTGTTTCAACATCCAAGTGCTGCTCATTAAATGGTATGGATTCACTTGCAAAACCATGCCTCAATACAAACAACACTGGcaaaaatattgacatttttcCAAGTCAAGACTCTAAATTAACTAACCTGAGGCATACAGTGCCTAGTCCCATTTCTCCTGCCAAAAGGAAGAGAAGTACTGACAGTAAGCAAAACAAAAAAGCCAAAGTCAAAGCAAAATCTGAACCAAGTGGTTCAAAGCAGGCCACAATTACAAGATTCTTCAGTAAAGTAATACCTGAGATGCCTGGTGGTACTCAATCTGATAATTCTGAACCAAAGCTTGACCAAAGCTCTAAAGTTGAAGACTTGTTGCCAACTGATGATGGACAAATGTACAAGGATGAAATTGATCAATTTATGCAAATAATAAATGGGACTgagtcattaaaaaaatatgccaTCACTATAATTGAGAAgacaaaaggtgatatcaatAAGGCATTGGACATATATTACGGTAATTCTGAAAATCTTGGTGAAAAGCAAatatcagttcaagtggagagCAAAATTGATAGACCTGTAGTGAAGAAGCATGCATCAGAGGAATTGAGAATTGTACCTGATATTTTTGACCAGAAAGTCTTGAAAGATAATGTAGATGCTACTCACTTATCTCTACCACCTGAGAAATACAACCCTAAAGAGCATG CGTGTTGGAAAGATGGACAGCCTGCACCATATTTACATATTGCAAGAACCTTCAACCTGCTTGAGGGTGAGAAAGGAAGGATTAAAGCTACATCATTGCTATGCAATATGTTCAGAAG TTTGTTGGCCTTATCTCCAGCAGATGTGCTTCCTGCTGTGTATCTATGCACTAACAAAATTGCTGCAGACCATGAAAATAAG GAACTGAATATTGGTGGAAGTTTAGTCACTGCAGCACTTGAAGAGGCATGTGGAACAAATCGATTGAAAATAAGGGAGATGTTTAACAAATTTGGTGATCTTG GTGATGTTGCACAAGAGTGTCGTCAAACACAGAGATTGCTTGCACCACCTACACCACTTCTAATTAAGGATGTTTTCTCTGCACTACAAAAGATAAG TGTACAAACAGGCAGTCGAAGCACATCTCGGAAGAAAGGCATCATTGTTCATCTCATGCGTTCCTGCCGTGAGAAGGAGATGAAGTTTCTTGTTCGGACCTTG GTCAGGAACCTAAGGATTGGGGCAATGCTTAGAACTGTTTTGCCTGCATTGGCTCATGCTGTTGCTATGAATTCTTGCCCTACTTTGCACCAAGAAGGAACTGCAGAAAATATAAAGGAGAAACTACAG GATCTCATAGTTCCATCTCTCATGAACAAAGGCATTGATTTTTCAGTTTCAAGTTTATCAATGGTTCCAGGAATCCCTATTAAGCCTATGCTAGCAAA GATCACCAATGGTATTCCCCAAGCATTGAAgctatttgaaaataaagcatTTACATGTGAATATAA GTATGATGGTCAGCGAGCTCAAATTCACAAATTAGTTGATGGATCAATTCGTGTTTTTTCAAGAAATGGGGACGAATCAACTTCAAGATTTCCTGATCTGATTGACATAATTAAGGAATCCAGCAAGCCGGTTGCATCAACTTTCATAATGGATGCTGAA ATTGTTGGTATTGACAGAAAAAATGGATATAGGATTATGTCTTTCCAGGAGCTATCTTCACGTGGAAGAGGTGGCAAAGATACATTAGTTACTTCAGAGAGCATTAAG GTGGATATTTGCATCTTTGTCTTTGATATCATGTTCGCAAATGGAGAGCA GTTATTGGGTTTTCCTCTCCGCCTTAGACGAAAGT ATCTGAAGGATTTGTTCTATGATGAGAAACCTGGGTATTTTGAATATGCAAAAGAAACAACT GTTGAAGCAGATGATGCTTGCTTAACCTGTGAAGCCACATTAACTAAGATAAATGCTTTCCTGGAAGATGCTCTTCGCTCTTCATGTGAAGGAATTATGGTGAAAACATTGGATGTTGATGCTGGGTATTCTCCATCAAAGCGTTCTGACAAATGGCTAAAA GTCAAGCGAGATTATGTGGAAGGATTAAATGATACTCTTGATTTAGTACCGATTGGTGCTTGGCATGGAAATGGAAGGAAAGCTGGATG GTATAGTCCATTTCTTATGGCATGTTTCAATCCTGAAACAGAGGAGTATCAAAGTGTATGTCGTGTGATGTCTGGATTCTCAGATTCATTTTACATAGAG ATGAAACAATTCTTCTCTGGGGACAAAGTCTTGTCCAAAAAACCACCATATTATCAAACAAGAGAGGCACCAGACATGTGGTTTTGTCCACAAGTTGTTTGGGAAATAAGAGGAGCAGATTTTACTGTATCCCCAGTTCATCATGCTGCCATTGGTTTAGTTCATCCATCTCGAGGCATCTCAATCAGATTTCCAAGATTTATTAGTTGTGTCTCAGACAGAAGCCCAGAAGAATGTAGCACAGCTGCCGATATAGGTGAAATGTTTCATTCTCAGACTCGGAAGATGGATATCACAACTGGAGACTGA
- the LOC100807673 gene encoding DNA ligase 6 isoform X1 — MDSQTLDSTKLYLTALKTLQSEAPPTPSLPPLPSSIPHSKLIPHTRFLVDAFRHAGPHSHSYFLSHFHSDHYSGLSPSWSRGVIFCSHTTAALLRRILHIPAAFIVPLPLRQPLRIDGAHVTLLDANHCPGAVQFLFSVPRATADAAALRYVHTGDFRFCNSMVSEPALAPFVGADAVFLDTTYCNPKFVFPSQEESIDYVASVVESVERECEHNSSDKVLFLVATYVIGKEKILLELARRFKRKIHVDARKMEVLRVLGYGENGEFTEDGKESNIHVVGWNLLGETWPYFRPNFVRMKEVMAERGGSYSKVVGFVPTGWTYEVKRNRFAVKSKDLFKIHLVPYSEHSNYDELREYVKFLKPKRVVPTVGLDVEKSDSKHADKMRKYFARLVDETANKQDFLRGFLRDPGEKGEAGFKAEKVVSDALGPGQDMEEEEINALKKTEGDMGIGPVVAVGLSSFMEETYAQDPTLLNDEEKEKIIQELTFCLPTWVTRNQLLDLISISGSNVIEAVSNFYERETEFHEQVISCQTPVSTSKCCSLNGMDSLAKPCLNTNNTGKNIDIFPSQDSKLTNLRHTVPSPISPAKRKRSTDSKQNKKAKVKAKSEPSGSKQATITRFFSKVIPEMPGGTQSDNSEPKLDQSSKVEDLLPTDDGQMYKDEIDQFMQIINGTESLKKYAITIIEKTKGDINKALDIYYGNSENLGEKQISVQVESKIDRPVVKKHASEELRIVPDIFDQKVLKDNVDATHLSLPPEKYNPKEHACWKDGQPAPYLHIARTFNLLEGEKGRIKATSLLCNMFRSLLALSPADVLPAVYLCTNKIAADHENKELNIGGSLVTAALEEACGTNRLKIREMFNKFGDLGDVAQECRQTQRLLAPPTPLLIKDVFSALQKISVQTGSRSTSRKKGIIVHLMRSCREKEMKFLVRTLVRNLRIGAMLRTVLPALAHAVAMNSCPTLHQEGTAENIKEKLQVLSMAVVEAYNILPNLDLIVPSLMNKGIDFSVSSLSMVPGIPIKPMLAKITNGIPQALKLFENKAFTCEYKYDGQRAQIHKLVDGSIRVFSRNGDESTSRFPDLIDIIKESSKPVASTFIMDAEIVGIDRKNGYRIMSFQELSSRGRGGKDTLVTSESIKVDICIFVFDIMFANGEQLLGFPLRLRRKYLKDLFYDEKPGYFEYAKETTVEADDACLTCEATLTKINAFLEDALRSSCEGIMVKTLDVDAGYSPSKRSDKWLKVKRDYVEGLNDTLDLVPIGAWHGNGRKAGWYSPFLMACFNPETEEYQSVCRVMSGFSDSFYIEMKQFFSGDKVLSKKPPYYQTREAPDMWFCPQVVWEIRGADFTVSPVHHAAIGLVHPSRGISIRFPRFISCVSDRSPEECSTAADIGEMFHSQTRKMDITTGD, encoded by the exons ATGGATTCACAAACCCTAGACTCCACCAAACTCTACCTCACCGCCCTCAAAACCCTCCAATCCGAAGCCCCTCCCACACCCTCCCTCCCCCCACTCCCCTCTTCCATCCCTCACTCCAAACTCATCCCCCACACCCGCTTCCTCGTCGACGCCTTCCGCCACGCCGGCCCCCACTCCCACTCCTACTTCCTCTCCCACTTCCATTCCGACCACTACTCCGGCCTCTCCCCATCCTGGTCCCGCGGCGTCATCTTCTGCTCCCACACCACCGCCGCCCTCCTCCGCCGCATTCTTCACATCCCCGCCGCATTCATCGTCCCCCTCCCCCTCCGGCAGCCTCTCCGCATCGACGGCGCCCATGTCACCCTCCTCGACGCCAACCACTGCCCCGGCGCCGTCCAGTTCCTCTTCTCCGTCCCCCGTGCCACCGCCGATGCCGCCGCCCTCAGGTACGTCCACACCGGCGATTTTCGCTTTTGTAATTCCATGGTTTCCGAACCCGCCCTCGCCCCCTTCGTCGGTGCCGATGCGGTGTTTCTCGACACCACCTATTGTAATCCTAAGTTCGTGTTCCCCTCGCAAGAGGAGTCTATTGATTACGTTGCCAGTGTCGTGGAGAGCGTTGAGCGTGAGTGTGAGCATAATAGTAGTGACAAAGTTTTGTTTCTTGTTGCTACTTATGTCATTGGGAAGGAGAAGATTTTGCTTGAGCTTGCACGCAGGTTTAAGAGGAAGATACACGTCGATGCTAGGAAGATGGAGGTTTTGAGGGTTCTTGGGTATGGGGAGAATGGTGAATTTACTGAGGATGGGAAGGAGAGTAATATTCATGTTGTTGGGTGGAATTTGTTGGGGGAGACTTGGCCTTACTTTAGGCCTAATTTTGTTAGGATGAAGGAGGTTATGGCTGAGAGAGGGGGGTCATACTCCAAGGTTGTCGGCTTTGTTCCGACCGGATGGACCTATGAAGTGAAGCGGAATAGGTTTGCGGTCAAGTCCAAGGATTTGTTCAAGATTCATCTTGTGCCGTATAGTGAGCACTCAAACTATGATGAGCTCAGGGAGTATGTGAAGTTTTTGAAGCCAAAGCGGGTTGTTCCGACCGTGGGTTTGGATGTTGAGAAGAGTGACAGTAAACATGCTGACAAAATGAGGAAGTACTTTGCTAGGTTGGTTGATGAGACTGCCAACAAGCAGGATTTTTTAAGGGGTTTTCTTCGTGACCCTGGTGAGAAGGGTGAAGCGGGTTTCAAGGCTGAGAAGGTTGTTAGTGATGCTCTTGGACCAGGGCAAGAcatggaggaagaagaaatcaATGCATTGAAGAAGACAGAAGGTGATATGGGTATTGGTCCAGTTGTGGCTGTGGGTTTGTCTTCTTTTATGGAAGAAACTTATGCACAAGATCCTACTTTGCTGAATGatgaagaaaaggagaaaataattCAAGAACTGACTTTTTGTTTGCCCACATGGGTCACCCGAAACCAGTTGTTGGATCTGATCAGCATCTCAGGGAGCAATGTCATTGAAGCTGTTTCTAATTTCTATGAACGTGAAACTGAATTTCATGAGCAAGTGATATCTTGTCAAACTCCTGTTTCAACATCCAAGTGCTGCTCATTAAATGGTATGGATTCACTTGCAAAACCATGCCTCAATACAAACAACACTGGcaaaaatattgacatttttcCAAGTCAAGACTCTAAATTAACTAACCTGAGGCATACAGTGCCTAGTCCCATTTCTCCTGCCAAAAGGAAGAGAAGTACTGACAGTAAGCAAAACAAAAAAGCCAAAGTCAAAGCAAAATCTGAACCAAGTGGTTCAAAGCAGGCCACAATTACAAGATTCTTCAGTAAAGTAATACCTGAGATGCCTGGTGGTACTCAATCTGATAATTCTGAACCAAAGCTTGACCAAAGCTCTAAAGTTGAAGACTTGTTGCCAACTGATGATGGACAAATGTACAAGGATGAAATTGATCAATTTATGCAAATAATAAATGGGACTgagtcattaaaaaaatatgccaTCACTATAATTGAGAAgacaaaaggtgatatcaatAAGGCATTGGACATATATTACGGTAATTCTGAAAATCTTGGTGAAAAGCAAatatcagttcaagtggagagCAAAATTGATAGACCTGTAGTGAAGAAGCATGCATCAGAGGAATTGAGAATTGTACCTGATATTTTTGACCAGAAAGTCTTGAAAGATAATGTAGATGCTACTCACTTATCTCTACCACCTGAGAAATACAACCCTAAAGAGCATG CGTGTTGGAAAGATGGACAGCCTGCACCATATTTACATATTGCAAGAACCTTCAACCTGCTTGAGGGTGAGAAAGGAAGGATTAAAGCTACATCATTGCTATGCAATATGTTCAGAAG TTTGTTGGCCTTATCTCCAGCAGATGTGCTTCCTGCTGTGTATCTATGCACTAACAAAATTGCTGCAGACCATGAAAATAAG GAACTGAATATTGGTGGAAGTTTAGTCACTGCAGCACTTGAAGAGGCATGTGGAACAAATCGATTGAAAATAAGGGAGATGTTTAACAAATTTGGTGATCTTG GTGATGTTGCACAAGAGTGTCGTCAAACACAGAGATTGCTTGCACCACCTACACCACTTCTAATTAAGGATGTTTTCTCTGCACTACAAAAGATAAG TGTACAAACAGGCAGTCGAAGCACATCTCGGAAGAAAGGCATCATTGTTCATCTCATGCGTTCCTGCCGTGAGAAGGAGATGAAGTTTCTTGTTCGGACCTTG GTCAGGAACCTAAGGATTGGGGCAATGCTTAGAACTGTTTTGCCTGCATTGGCTCATGCTGTTGCTATGAATTCTTGCCCTACTTTGCACCAAGAAGGAACTGCAGAAAATATAAAGGAGAAACTACAG GTTCTTTCTATGGCAGTTGTTGAAGCATATAACATACTGCCAAATTTA GATCTCATAGTTCCATCTCTCATGAACAAAGGCATTGATTTTTCAGTTTCAAGTTTATCAATGGTTCCAGGAATCCCTATTAAGCCTATGCTAGCAAA GATCACCAATGGTATTCCCCAAGCATTGAAgctatttgaaaataaagcatTTACATGTGAATATAA GTATGATGGTCAGCGAGCTCAAATTCACAAATTAGTTGATGGATCAATTCGTGTTTTTTCAAGAAATGGGGACGAATCAACTTCAAGATTTCCTGATCTGATTGACATAATTAAGGAATCCAGCAAGCCGGTTGCATCAACTTTCATAATGGATGCTGAA ATTGTTGGTATTGACAGAAAAAATGGATATAGGATTATGTCTTTCCAGGAGCTATCTTCACGTGGAAGAGGTGGCAAAGATACATTAGTTACTTCAGAGAGCATTAAG GTGGATATTTGCATCTTTGTCTTTGATATCATGTTCGCAAATGGAGAGCA GTTATTGGGTTTTCCTCTCCGCCTTAGACGAAAGT ATCTGAAGGATTTGTTCTATGATGAGAAACCTGGGTATTTTGAATATGCAAAAGAAACAACT GTTGAAGCAGATGATGCTTGCTTAACCTGTGAAGCCACATTAACTAAGATAAATGCTTTCCTGGAAGATGCTCTTCGCTCTTCATGTGAAGGAATTATGGTGAAAACATTGGATGTTGATGCTGGGTATTCTCCATCAAAGCGTTCTGACAAATGGCTAAAA GTCAAGCGAGATTATGTGGAAGGATTAAATGATACTCTTGATTTAGTACCGATTGGTGCTTGGCATGGAAATGGAAGGAAAGCTGGATG GTATAGTCCATTTCTTATGGCATGTTTCAATCCTGAAACAGAGGAGTATCAAAGTGTATGTCGTGTGATGTCTGGATTCTCAGATTCATTTTACATAGAG ATGAAACAATTCTTCTCTGGGGACAAAGTCTTGTCCAAAAAACCACCATATTATCAAACAAGAGAGGCACCAGACATGTGGTTTTGTCCACAAGTTGTTTGGGAAATAAGAGGAGCAGATTTTACTGTATCCCCAGTTCATCATGCTGCCATTGGTTTAGTTCATCCATCTCGAGGCATCTCAATCAGATTTCCAAGATTTATTAGTTGTGTCTCAGACAGAAGCCCAGAAGAATGTAGCACAGCTGCCGATATAGGTGAAATGTTTCATTCTCAGACTCGGAAGATGGATATCACAACTGGAGACTGA